In the Cytophagales bacterium genome, one interval contains:
- a CDS encoding toxin-antitoxin system YwqK family antitoxin, protein MKILLPSLLFLLSMLANAQQVDTLYYTGGQLKSIGASENELSQGLWKFFYPSGKLSAELNYQSGMLDGIQLYYHQNGQMSARESWSEDLMQDSAYYYYQDGKLEKKGLMLDGLYDGQWLFYYENGNTKRIGTYKDGLPHDDWIFYFEDGTLWQEGGFKEGKEHGLWTFYENNQPTYEGNYENGVEAGDWYRFTKKGVKKKWKTY, encoded by the coding sequence ATGAAAATACTACTTCCGTCACTTTTGTTTCTTCTGAGCATGTTGGCCAACGCCCAACAAGTAGACACGCTGTACTATACTGGTGGCCAACTCAAATCGATAGGTGCTTCAGAAAATGAGCTAAGTCAAGGTCTTTGGAAGTTCTTTTACCCTTCAGGTAAACTAAGTGCGGAATTGAATTATCAATCAGGGATGCTTGATGGTATACAGCTTTACTATCACCAAAACGGGCAGATGTCCGCCAGAGAATCATGGTCGGAGGACTTAATGCAAGATTCGGCTTATTACTATTATCAGGATGGTAAACTCGAGAAGAAAGGCCTGATGTTGGACGGACTTTACGATGGTCAATGGTTGTTTTATTACGAAAATGGAAACACGAAACGCATCGGTACTTACAAAGATGGGCTACCTCATGACGATTGGATCTTCTATTTCGAAGATGGTACGCTATGGCAGGAAGGGGGTTTCAAGGAAGGAAAAGAACATGGTTTGTGGACCTTTTACGAAAACAATCAGCCCACATATGAAGGCAACTACGAAAATGGGGTAGAAGCCGGTGATTGGTACCGCTTCACGAAAAAAGGTGTCAAAAAGAAATGGAAGACTTATTGA